The Clupea harengus chromosome 6, Ch_v2.0.2, whole genome shotgun sequence genome contains a region encoding:
- the LOC105908695 gene encoding vacuolar protein sorting-associated protein 4B-like, translating into MPGVNWDDVAGLEEVKKELREAVNQHLTGGRTQPRSVLLYGAPGTGKTLLVQAIAGEVDSLQFYRVSSSDLVSKWLGQNNERVREVFVMARTHQPSIVCLDDVEGFCGAEGEAARESARMELLMQMQGALEDNAELLVLGATAVPWRLDYEVRRSFERCVCIPMPDEHSRALIFKQQLGRVLNSLTEVDFTGLALRADGFTGADIACVARDALMQPVRKVQRATHFRRVRGQRYNQVIEEDDLLAPCCPGDTGAMEMTWMEVGEELAEPVISIEDVLKSLEDTKPSVDQRYHEEIQKFTEEMQMSPEVSSSKTEITK; encoded by the exons ATGCCTGGAGTTAACTGGGACGACGTCGCAGGTTTGGAAGAAGTTAAGAAGGAACTGAGGGAGGCTGTCAATCAGCATCTCACAG GTGGAAGAACTCAGCCAAGGTCTGTTCTCCTCTATGGTGCTCCGGGCACCGGAAAAACCCTCTTAGTCCAAGCCATAGCAGGAGAGGTGGACAGCTTGCAGTTCTACAGAGTGTCCTCGTCAGACCTGGTGTCCAAATGGTTGGGCCAAAACAACGA GCGGGTGAGGGAGGTGTTTGTAATGGCGCGCACTCATCAGCCCTCCATCGTCTGTTTGGATGACGTGGAGGGTTTCTGTGGAGCGGAGGGAGAGGCAGCGAGGGAGTCTGCACGCATGGAGCTCCTCATGCAGATGCAGG GTGCTTTAGAGGATAACGCTGAACTTTTAGTGCTTGGTGCAACAGCTGTGCCCTGGAGACTTGACTATGAAGTTAGAAGAAG CTTTGAGCGATGCGTGTGTATCCCCATGCCTGACGAGCACAGCCGAGCACTGATATTTAAGCAGCAACTTGGGCGTGTGCTTAACAGCCTGACTGAAGTGGACTTCACCGGCCTGGCTCTGAGGGCTGATGGCTTCACGGGGGCCGACATCGCCTGCGTGGCTCGAGACGCCCTCATGCAGCCTGTTAGGAAAGTGCAGAGGGCCACCCACTTCAGAAGG GTAAGAGGGCAGAGGTACAATCAAGTCATTGAGGAGGATGACCTTTTAGCCCCTTGTTGTCCAGGAGATACAGGTGCCATGGAGATGACCTGGATGGAAGTGGGAGAAGAGTTAGCAGAGCCCGTCATAAGCATA gAGGATGTATTGAAGTCCCTTGAAGACACAAAGCCTTCTGTGGACCAGAGGTATCACGAGGAGATACAGAAGTTTACTGAGGAGATGCAGATGTCTCCTGAGGTTTCGTCCAGCAAGACTGAGATCACTAAGTGA
- the LOC116220774 gene encoding uncharacterized protein LOC116220774, translating into MFFIKFYIYVGSSTDVCAFIKARGEAEYLFTGHRNTAMEGWKQVLDSIGLAGMVSPLQARKKWDNLKSKCKELKCPPTGTGTDNGEDTAASWPWYSAMDELLGQRHSIAPPVLRASLPCSSSMAEPNSMGAVSSPQRSVSSPPPREESQEPPRKRRYNMAFVGEMMERAEASEMERQRREMERQERAELRMDRLLAVMERLAEK; encoded by the exons ATGTTTTTCATAAAATTTTATATCTATGTAGGGTCCTCAACAGATGTGTGTGCCTTCATCAAGGCCAGAGGGGAGGCAGAGTATCTTTTCACCGGCCACAGAAACACGGCAATGGAAGGATGGAA ACAGGTGCTTGATTCCATCGGCCTTGCAGGCATGGTCAGCCCACTTCAGGCCCGCAAGAAGTGGGATAACCTCAAATCAAAGTGTAAG GAGCTGAAGTGCCCACCCACAGGCACTGGGACAGACAATGGGGAGGATACGGCTGCCTCGTGGCCATGGTACTCTGCCATGGATGAGCTGCTTGGTCAGAGGCACTCCATCGCACCACCCGTGCTGCGTGCCTCTTTGCCCTGCAGCTCATCCATGGCAGAGCCCAACTCTATGGGTGCCGTGTCCTCCCCACAGAGAAGTGTGTCCTCCCCACCACCGAGAGAGGAGAGCCAGGAACcaccgaggaagaggaggtacaACATGGCTTTCGTGGGGGAGATGATGGAGAGGGCGGAGGCCTCTGAAATGGAAAGGCAgcggagagagatggagcggcAGGAGAGGGCCGAACTCAGAATGGATAGGCTTCTGGCTGTTATGGAGCGGTTGGccgaaaaataa